From one Peredibacter starrii genomic stretch:
- the rpsL gene encoding 30S ribosomal protein S12 → MPTINQLVRKGRDLQKSKTKSPALVGCPQRRGVCTRVYTTTPKKPNSALRKVCKVKLTSGYEVISYIGGEGHNLQEHSIVLVRGGRVKDLPGVRYHTVRGALDASGVEKRRKRRSLYGAKKPKK, encoded by the coding sequence ATGCCTACTATTAACCAATTAGTGAGAAAAGGTCGCGATTTACAAAAATCGAAGACAAAATCTCCTGCGCTTGTTGGATGTCCACAGCGTCGTGGTGTTTGTACTCGTGTTTATACAACAACTCCTAAGAAGCCAAACTCTGCTCTACGTAAAGTGTGTAAAGTTAAGCTTACTTCTGGTTACGAAGTAATTTCGTACATCGGTGGTGAAGGTCACAACCTACAAGAGCACAGTATCGTACTTGTGCGCGGTGGTCGTGTTAAAGATCTTCCAGGTGTTCGTTACCATACAGTTCGTGGAGCTCTAGATGCATCTGGTGTTGAAAAACGCCGTAAGCGTCGTTCACTCTACGGTGCTAAAAAACCTAAGAAATAA